The Tripterygium wilfordii isolate XIE 37 chromosome 17, ASM1340144v1, whole genome shotgun sequence genome has a window encoding:
- the LOC119983012 gene encoding probable protein S-acyltransferase 14, with protein sequence MHRSGVVMAWNVFKFCTALRGLGSIMILLVLGVVGVTYYAVVLTNYGPALYDGGLNSVIALAVLILFHLLLMMLLWSYFSVVLTDPGGVPPNWRPSVDEERGEADPLSGPEFSSLQAGLSNQGVRHCRKCNQPKPPRCHHCSVCGRCVLKMDHHCVWVVNCVGALNYKYFLLFLFYTFLETSLVTLALLPHFIAFFSDGEIPGTPGTLATTFLAFVLNLAFALSVLGFLIMHVSLVAANTTTIEAYEKKTTPKWRYDLGRKKNFEQVFGIDKRYWFIPAYSEEDIRRMPALQGLEYPSKPDFDSQ encoded by the exons ATGCACAGATCTGGAGTTGTTATGGCTTGGAATGTATTCAAGTTCTGCACGGCCTTGAGGGGCCTGGGCTCGATCATGATACTCTTGGTGCTCGGGGTGGTGGGTGTCACCTATTACGCTGTAGTTTTGACCAATTATGGCCCGGCGTTGTACGACGGTGGCCTGAATTCCGTCATTGCTCTTGCTGTTTTGATCCTCTTTCACTTGCTG CTGATGATGTTATTATGGAGCTATTTTTCGGTGGTTTTGACTGATCCTGGTGGTGTGCCTCCTAATTGGAGGCCTTCTGTTGATGAGGAAAGAGGGGAGGCTGACCCATTAAGTGGTCCAGAATTTAGTTCTTTGCAGGCAGGCCTATCTAATCAAGGAGTCCGCCATTGTCGGAAATGCAACCAGCCGAAGCCACCTCGTTGCCATCATTGCTCTGTTT GTGGGCGGTGTGTGCTAAAGATGGACCACCATTGTGTATGGGTTGTGAATTGTGTTGGGGCACTAAATTATAAGTATTTTCTActatttttg TTTTACACTTTTCTTGAGACAAGTCTCGTGACGTTGGCACTGCTACCTCATTTCATTGCATTTTTTAGTGATGGAGAAATTCCTGGAACTCCTGGCACCCTTGCAACTACATTTCTTGCCTTCG TTTTGAATCTGGCATTTGCATTGAGTGTTTTAGGCTTTCTGATCATGCACGTATCTTTGGTGGCTGCTAACACCACAACTATTGAG GCATATGAGAAGAAGACCACGCCAAAATGGCGATATGACCTTGGTCGGAAGAAGAATTTTGAACAG GTGTTTGGCATAGACAAGCGATACTGGTTCATTCCAGCTTACTCAGAAGAAGATATACGACGAATGCCTGCACTTCAGGGTCTTGAATATCCATCAAAGCCAGACTTTGATTCACAATAG